The Paenibacillus pabuli DNA segment CATGGCCACTACCGCCGGTTCGGGACCATTTTGACCTGCCCACGCTGGGGCTGGACTGGGTATTCCTGCGAAACCCCGCCCCAGGAAGCTGGTCACTAACGACGCATCCAGGCCACTTGACCTTATGTGGAAACTCCCTTTCCCTTCATGATCTGGGGAATCCCGCATTTGTTGGACGGCGTCTGAGTCATTTCCAATGCAGCATGGCTGCCGAGCTGAACTATGACCCTCTTCAGGATGATGAAGAAGCCGGATTAACGGCCTTTATGAATGGAAAATATCATTATGATCTGGCGATTAAGCGGATCAACGGACAGAAGAAAATCGTCTTTCGCCGAACCGTAGGTTCATTACAAACCGAACAAGTTCAAGACTGTGCAACCGGCCTTGTGAAATTAAGAATCAGGACAGAGCGCAATCAATTCAAATTCTACCTGCAGCAAGAGTTAGGGGAGGACATCTGGATTGGATCTGGTGAAACCCATCTGCTCTCTACCGAAGTGGCCGGCGGCTTCACCGGCATCATCATCGCCATGTATGCCCATGCTCCATCCGGTGCAGGTACGCCAGCCCAATTCGATTGGTTTGATTACGAACCGCTGGAGGAGACACCAGAGTAATCTTTCATAAGCTGCTAATCAAAACAAACCAAAAACCCACCGTCCATGTTGATCTGGCCGCGGTGGGTTTTAAGTATATTCTAGCAAATGAGTCGTTTCTTACATTGAATCAACCTAGCTAAATCCCGAAAACAATCTGGCTTACTTGCCGGAAGGCTGTGCTTCAGCAGTATACCCGGCCGGAATGTCTGTCTCTGCCGTAACTTCCGTAATGACCATTGGATACATCATGTCCGGATCCGGCTGAACGATGGAATACAGCACGATGGCACGTCCATCCTTCTCCAGTTTGACGTCATCAATCTTCAAACCGTAACCAGGATGAGGCATTTCAGCAGTGAGCTTCACCTTGGTTGTTTTGTCATCAACCTTCGTTGTGGTCACTTCAGGTACGATGGCTTGCTGGCCTTCGCCCGGAGTCTCGGGAGCCGGCTCAGCCGAGCCGCCATTGCCGTGCTTATCCACAAATTCAAGTGCATTGAAGATCATGCTTGCAGCCTCCATACGGGTAAGCGACTGATCTGGACGGAAGTTACCGTCCTTATCCAGTTCGATGATGTTCATGTTCAGCAGGTTCTGGACTGCAGATATGGCGTCCTTACCAATTTTATTTTCGTCCTTAACAAGATTATACTTCATGATCACCGGATAATTCCCGGTTGTGTTAATGCCTTCATGAAGCAAAATTACAAATTGCTCGCGTGTCATCTTGCCTTGTGGATTCAATTCTACTGGGATCGACAGACCATTCTGGGTTGCAGCCTGTACAGCATCTGCATACCAGGTATCCGGGCTAATTTTGTTTTGCGCGGATGCAGCAGCATATTCATTTTTCAATCCAAATGCCTTCACGATCAGTTGAACACCCTGCGGCTCGGATAACGCCAGATCCGGACGGAACAGATCCGCCGTCACCCCGCTGACAATCCCTTTGGATTTCAGGGCATCGACAATCGTTTTTTGTCCTTCATCTTTTACATCCGAAAAAGCGAGAACAGAAGCACCTCCTGCCGTCAGAGAAACGCAAAGCGCAAGTGTTGCAGCCAATCCTTTTTTATGTTTCATTTCCTGGCACCTCCTAAGATTAGTAAACCCTATTTTTGGATTCTTCAATCCTACAGACGGGATCCCTTCAGAAAATGTTTCAGAGAATTCGACATTAGGGTAATCTTGTGCAAAAAACTACATATACATGTCTGTATGGCCTGCGAATTTTCACTTTCATGCCCTTCTTCCCTGCTTCGTTGACAATGATTCGGATTAGCGCAAAAATAAGAAAAGAAGAAATCACGGATTTGACGGATAAACAGCAAACTGGATCGCATAAAGTAAGAGGGCACGACGCGCTAATTTCAGGTGTCGGCCCTTTTCTTGCCTCCGTACCTTACCTAACTTCCACCTGAACAAAGGAGAACCAAGATATGTCCAAGACAGGATTGCTTCGAAGCTATGTCGTCTCCAACTGGCCCGTGTATCTGGCTGCCGTTGTGCTGATCATTGTCTCCAATGTCGGTCAGGCTTCTTTGCCCCGTATTCTGGGCAGTTTCACGGACCAGCTCATGCAGAATACGCTTCAAATGAATACGGTCATCCGTTACAGTCTCTGGCTTCTCGCCATAGCCATTGCCTACAACCTTCTCTTCGGAACAGGACAGTTCATGATCATGCGACTTGGACGCCGCTTCGAATTCATGACGCGTGAACGCATTTTCGGCAAGTTTTCCGAATTGAGCGAGCACTATTTTTCCAAGCAGGGAAACGGGAAACTGCTCAGCTATGTCATGAATGACGTCACCTCCGTACGCGAGGCCATTTCCAACGGAGTGACGATGATGACGAATGCCACATTCCTGCTGATATCCTGTATCGTCATGATGCTTCTTAGCGGAATTCCAATGAGCCTTATTCTGATCAGTATCGTTCCCCTGCTGGCCATACCCTTTCTGGTTGTGTTTTTCGGTCCCCGCATTCGCAAGCGGTCTCGTGATGTGCAGGACGCTCTTGCGAACATGACCGAATCTGCGGAAGAGCAGCTCGGCGGAATTCGCGTGACGAAGACCTTCGCCATTGAAGACGGTGCCCGTGCTCGATTTGGTGCAACAGTAGATGCCATTAAGGAAAAGCAATTGCGACTCGTTCGCCTTTCTTCCCTCTTTCAGGCGCTGCTGCCATTGCTCGGAGCCATCTCATTGGTCGTTTCCCTGCTTGTCGGCGGAATTCTGACGATGCAAAATTCCATTACACTCGGAAGCTTTGTCGCGTTGACGCTATATTTGCGGATTATCATGGGACCGCTTCAGCAGATTGGCAATGTAATTAATACCATGCAGCGATCGGGAGCCTCCCTCGAACGGGTTAACGATCTGCTGACAGAAGAACCGGATGTCCGGGAATTTTCCGGGGCCAAAACGCTGAATGCAGTGAATGACATTACCATTGAAGACCTGTCCTTCTCCTACCCGGGAAGTTCGGCTTCCGCACTTAAACACATCAGTCTGAAGATTGGGGCCGGACAGACCGTGGGCATTGTGGGCAAAACCGGATCCGGTAAAAGCACCCTGGTCAAACTGCTGCTTCGTACATATGAACCGCCTGAAGGCACGATTCGAATGAATGGCACAGACATTCGTCAGCTGTCATTGGAAAGTCTTCGTTCCCGCATTGCCTATGTCCCGCAGGATGGTTTCCTGTTCAGCACCACCATTCGTGACAACATCGCATTCAGTGACCGGGAGGTACCACTGGATACCGTGGAACGCAGTGCAAGGCAGGCCATGATCTACGACAACATTATTCGCTTCCCGGATCAATTCGACACATTGCTTGGTGAACGCGGACTCACGCTGTCCGGCGGTCAGCGTCAACGTACCAGCCTGGCTCGGGGATTGATCAAAAAAGCCCAGGTCCTCATTCTCGACGACAGCATGAGTGCGGTTGACGCTGTCACCGAAAGCGGCATTCTGCGAAGCCTGAGGGAAATTGGTAAAGGCAAGACCACCCTGATTATTTCCCATCGCATCAGTGCCGTCCGCCATGCGGATGAAATTATCGTGCTGGATGAGGGGCAAATCACAGAACAAGGCACGCACTCGCAATTGATGGCCGCTGAAGGGCTATATGCTGCGACCTACCGTTTGCAGGAGGAGGGATTGCATCATGAAGGATCATAAGGCCAGCACCCATACCGACAAGAGCCCCTTACCTCAGGCCTCGTCCGGAAACAATATTGGTTCGGGCACAGCAAAAGAACCCAGCAAGCGTTCTTCTTTCAAAGCGATGATGAGCTACGCCAAACCTCACCGGTTTGCTTTTTTGGGCATCTTTTTTTGCTCCTTGCTCGGGATCTCCGCCGATCTGCTTCAGCCGTATCTGGTCAAAATCGCTATTGATGACCATCTGGCGATCGGCCAGACCAGCGTGGGATTTCTTGTAAAGCTGGCTGCCATCTATTTGGCACTGGCTGTAATCAGCTTTATTTTCACCTATGTACAAAATAACTTGCTGCAGCATGTCGGTCAGAACATCGTCTCCCGTATTCGCAAAGACCTCTTCCGGCACATTTCCAAAATGTCCATGTCCTTCTTCGACCGCTTCCATATCGGAAGTCTGGTTACGAATGTGTCCAGCGATACGGAGACGATCAGCAGCTTCTTCACCCAGGTTCTGCTCAGCCTGATCCGGGATGGCATGATGCTGGTGCTCATTATCTTTTTCATGTTCCAGCTTGATCCGGTGCTCGCAGGTTACTCTCTGATTGTGCTGCCCGTTATCGCCATTGTGGCGATCCTGTTTCGCAGCAAGCTGCGCCAGGCCTATCAGAATGCCCGCACCCGTCTCTCCCGTCTGATTGCATTTACAGCAGAAAACCTGTCCGGCATGTTTCTGATTCAGGCTTTTCACCAGGAGGAAGAACAGAAGAAACGCTTCACGGAGCAAAACAAACTTCACTTGAAGGCCAACATTACGCAGGCCCGTTCCAATGTGATCTTCAACCGGACGTTTGACATCCTGGGTAATGCCGCCCTGGTAATGATGGTATGGCTTGGCGGACGCGCCGTGCTGGGTGAATCGCTGCAGGTCGGGGTGCTCTATGCGTTTATCAGTTATATTCGCCAGTTCTTCCAGCCGATCAACCAGATCACGATGCAATGGAATACGTTCCAGTCCACTACGGTTTCCATGGATCGGATCTGGAACATTCTGAATACCAAACCTGAGGTCGCAGATCCAAAACCAGGGACCGCCTCCTCACTGGAACCACGGCACGTGATGGGACAGATTGATTTTAACGACGTGTCATTTGGCTACCGGGCAGATCGTCCACTCATTCAGCATCTGAATCTGCACCTCTATCCAGGGGAAATGGTCGGCATTGTGGGTACAACGGGAGCTGGGAAAAGCACACTGATCTCCCTGCTTAATCGGTTCTACGATGTAAACCAAGGCAGCATTGAAATTGACGGCACAGACATCAGGCAGCTGCCTCAGGCCAAACTTCACCGTATTGTGGGGCTTATTCAGCAGGAACCATTCCTGTTCTCAGGCTCCATTATTGACAATGTCCGCATGTTTCGGGAGGATATTACGAGGGAACAGGCGATTGAGGCATGTCGTTTTGTCGGGGCGCATGCCATGATCTCGCGGCTGCCGCAGGGTTACGATACCCGCCTATCGGAACGCGGCAGTGGTCTGTCTGCCGGGGAGCGCCAGTTAATTTCTTTTGCCCGGATCGTGGTATTTCAGCCCCGCATTCTCATCCTTGATGAGGCAACCGCCAATCTGGATTCCCATACCGAGCAGCTGGTGCAGCAAGCACTGGAGACGGTATCGCAGGGTCGAACCACGATTGTCATCGCGCATCGCCTGTCTACGGTCATGCACGCCGACCGAATTCTGGTCATGGAACATGGCGAAATTGTCGAGGAAGGTTCGCATCAGCAACTGATCGAAGCCCAGGGTATCTACGCCGATCTGTACGCCCATGCACGGGAAACCGGTGGTGACACGGCCATTCCAGGGTAATGAATGCCAATATGTGCCGCCTGCGCTGCAGTGCGGCATGTTTTGGTTTTGAGGCAGATGATTAATAAGGAGGAGTGCTTTTTGCAGCGTGAGTCAGCTGAGTATAGTGATCAGCATTTATGCTATCGCCGGAGTACAGTGCTCTGGAAAAGCGCATTGTGTCTTATAATTCTATTGTTATGTGTGGCTCTACTGTGGATCAACTATGTTGAGTACTCGGGAAAATTGCAGACATTGCCTTACTCAATTGCTGCCATTCTCGGCATGTGGCTCGTAGGTCCACTGTTCTTCAAGCTTGTGTCTGGCTTATCCAGACGATCCACCGTGTTATTGTCATGGAGTGATGAAGCAATCGTTACACAGGGAAGGACCGTTCCTTGGCATAAGATTCGTCATATAGAACTTACATCATCCGGGTCCAGCCGTTGGATCTTGTCCGATGCTCCCCTGCTTGCCCTGCATCTGAAGGACGGTAAACGGATTCACATCCAGACTGGTCATTTACTTACCTCCAAAGAATTGCTGCAAGCTGAGATTCGGCTGCAGTTGAACCTGCGTGAAAACCAGCAACGAAATACTTGACCACTCATATCCAATCAATCTTACTAAGCCGCCGTGTTATTTACCGCGAAAACGGGTTGTATACCATATAGGAGAATATATATCTATATCCTGAAGGAGTGCAGATGCAATGAAAATTCAATTGATTCGTCATGCCACACTGTGGCTTGAATATTCCGATCTGAATATCCTGGTCGATCCGATGTTTATGGACCCTGAGGCTATGCCTGCTTTTCCCAACACGCCTAATGATTTGCGCAATCCGAGAGCTGCCTTGCCGGAGACAGAGACCAATTACATGAATCCGGATGTAGTGATTGTTACCCATACCCATGTTGATCACTGGGATGCAGTTGCAGCGGAGCAGCTCCGTAAGGACGTGCCTCTACTGTGTCAGCCTGGTGATGAGAATGTATTTATCGATGCCGGTTTCACCAACGTTCATGCGGTCGATGAAAAATATGAATATCATTCCGTGCGTTTTGCACGAACTTCAGGCCGTCATGGCACTGGGGAAATCGCGGAGCGGATGGGCAAGGTGTCCGGTTTTGTGCTTGAGGCCGATGGCGAACCCGTATCGTATATTGCCGGAGACACAATCTGGTGTGACGAACCGGCCGAGGCCATCGGGCGTTATCAACCCGAAGTGATCGTTGTGAACGCTGGGGGTGCCCGTTTTACCCAGGGTGATCCAATCACCATGGACGGACCTGATGTGGCTGCAGTGAAACAACATGCACCCGATGCGCATGTCATCGCCGTTCATATGGATGCCATTAACCACTGCATGATGTCACGGACGGATCTCGCCAGTTATCTGGCTTCCGAACAATTGGACGGGCAGATTCTCATTCCCCGGGATGGCGAAAGCTTTGTATTTAATTCAGAATCGAAGTTGGAGTAAATCCGATAATCCGAATACAAAAAAAGGGTGTCTCCGTCACATGATGGCGGGGACACCCTTTTCAATTACGCTTCTTCAATGACAATTTATTGAATTTTCAAACGAATCACGTTCCAGGAAGCCTTCGCCAGACTTGCTGTAACCAGCGTACCCGATACTTCCGCACCACCACGGTTATGCGGAGCCACCCGATTCGGCTGTGCAGCGGTATTCACGGCTTTGAGGTCATCACTTTCCAGTACGATATGCTCCAGCAGGCTGCATTGTCCGAAACTGCGCAGATCCACTTCAAGCTGGAGTGAGTCTTCCAGGTGACGGTTCACGGCAAATACAGTCACTTCACCCTGCTCTTCATTATGAACCGCAATCCCTTCCAGGTATGGCACATCCGTAATCTGTTTCGTATCGTACTTCGCTGATTGAATCAATGGCACAAGTGCGGTTCCACGTCCAAAGACGGAAGCGTGCATAAACGGATAGAAAATGGTCTGTCTCCAGGCAGCACCGCCTGTGTCCGTCATGATCGGCGCGATAACGTTGACCAATTGTGCGAGGCAGGCCATCTTCACGCGATCCGCATGCTTGAGCATACTAATTAGCATACAGCCGACAAGCAGCGCATCTTCATGGTTGTATACATCCTCCAGCTGTGGAGGTGCAATCTGCCATGGATCCAGCTTCTTGTCACTTTCGTTGGAGTGATACCACACGTTCCACTCGTCGAAGGACAGATACATCGTTTTCTTGCTGCGCTTCTTCGCTTTGATGTAATCACAGGTCGCCATAACCGTCTCAATAAACTGATCCATCTCCAATGAACGCGCCAGGAACGTCGGTGTATCATCATCTGCGTTGCCATAATACTGATGGAGGGACAAGTATTCCACGTGATCGTAGGTATGATCAAGCACGGTTGCTTCCCATTCCGGGAACGTTGGCATGCCGAGTGATGAACTTCCGCAGGCAACCAGCTCAATGGTTGGATCTGTCCACTTCATGACTTTCGCCGCTTCCAGCGCAACCCGTCCATATTCTTCTGCGGTTTTGTGGCCGATCTGCCATGGGCCGTCCATCTCGTTACCCAAGCACCATGTTTTGACCGCATGCGGCTCCTTGTAACCATGTTTGATCCGCAGATCACTATAATACGAACCTTCCGGATGGTTGCTGTACTCCACGATGTTCCGGGCTGCATCTACACCCCGTGTCCCTAAATTGACGGCCATCATGACTTCGGAATTCGCAAGTTTGGACCAATCCACGAATTCGTTGAAACCGAATTCATTTGTCTCAATGGTTCTCCAGGCCAGCTCAAGTCTGCGTTTACGTTCAGCTACGGGACCTACAGAATCTTCCCAATTGTAACCGGATACAAAGTTTCCCCCAGGATAACGCACAATCGGCACCTGCAGCTCCTTGACCATCTCCAGCACATCCGTGCGGAATCCCGCTTCATTCGCTGAGGAATGCCCCGGCTCATAAATGCCGCCGTATACGGCGCGTCCGAGATGCTCAATGAATGAACCGTATAAACGTTTGTCGACTACCCCAATTGTGAAATCCTTGTCTACCGTCATTTTTGCTTTTACCATCGTGAAGTTCAGCTCCTTAAGATTAATATAAAAATTAATTGATAATCTATGGATCAACGTTCATATTTATATTAAAATCGATTATAACCCTAATTTCAACCTGAATTTTTAAAAATGTTATTCTTTTTGTTGGATTTATGTTTAACTTAATTCTATATTCAATAATGGAGGAACCCAATGATTAGAGCAAATACGGATACCGAATGGCTGCCCTTATACGAAGCACTTGCAAGTGAAGTCCGGTTGCAAATTATTCGACTTGTTGCCGAGAACCCGATGAACGTAAAAGATATCGCCGCCTCACTTGGACTAAGCAGTGCCATCGTAACGATGCACGTTCGCAAGCTGCAGGATGTCGGCATCATTCAATCCAAAATGGTCCGCAAGGATGGCGGTACCCACAAAATGAACAGCCTTGCGATCGACTGGATCGGCATCTCCATGCCGCAGGAAAGCGGAACGTCGAGCAAGGTTCATGAAGTCGCTGTGCCCGTCGGGCACTATACCCATTTTGACGTTTATCCAACCTGTGGTCTGGCTACGGTCAGTCATGTGATCGGGCAATATGATGACCCGCGGTACTTCCTGGATCCCGAGCGGATGCATGCCAATATTCTCTGGTTTGGACGTGGATTCGTGGAATACAAAATTCCGAACTACCTCTTATCGGGACAACAGATTAACTCGATTGAACTATCGCTGGAAATCGGTTCAGAGGCACCTTCGGTCAATCCGAACTGGCCCTCCGATATTACCTTTATGCTCAACGGAATTCAGGTCGGTGAGTGGACAAGCCCTGGTGATTCGGGCAATGGCCGTGGGGTATTCACGCCTGAGTGGTGGAGTGAAAGTGTCAATCAGTATGGCATGCTGAAGGTGCTACGAATTACGCAGGAGGGCACGTTTATCGATGGGCAGCGCGTTTCCGAAGTAACGCTCTCGGATATTCCGGTGGAGCGCAATCAATGGACATTGCGACTGTCGGTAGAAGAGGATGCACAGCATGTAGGAGGTCTTACCTTATACGGTGAGGGATTCGGCAACTATAACCAGGATATTCTGTTCCGTCTCTACTACCAGGATTAGAAGGCTTAAAAAAGAAGCCAAAAAAACCTTCCATCTGCCTATTCGGCGATGATGGAAGGTCTTTTCACTATATCCAGGTTTCCCGTTTCTCGGTTCATTCGATTCGAAGTGAGCCCAGAAACTGGACTAGTACTGAGCCTTACAGTGCACTTCCTCCATAGAGGAAGCGATGTTCCCAGTGCTTGCCTGAGATGTCACTGGTCGTTACTCCGCCACCAGCGTTGGAATAGGTGTGCAATATTTTTCCGTCGCCAAGATAGATTCCGACATGCGTAATTCTTGCCGTAGACTTGTTAACCCCAGCATAAGAGGAAGCTTTTGTGCCTTTATACGACATAAAGAACATCAAATCCCCTCGCTTCAGTTTGGTCCAATCCGTCTGAACGTTACCTTTGCCTTTTACATAAGTTCCCTGCTGGCGTGAATCTGCAGGAAGCTTGATCCCGAGTGCATCGATAAATGCCTGGCGGACAAAGCTGGAGCAGTCGAACGTAGCGGTACTGTTTCTACTCGCTCCGAATTCATAAGGTGTTCCCCAATATTTCATGCCTGCAGCAATAACTTTCTCTACAGCTGCGCTGCCTGTCACAGAAGTGCTGCTGGAACCAGATGTCGTTGTGCTGCCGCTAGCGGCTTTGGTGTATTTAGAAGAAGAGGATATGTATCCTGTGCGGTTGCTGGAATCTTTTACTTTATACCATGCTGATCCCGATTGTTGAAGTACGGTAACCGTTTCCCCTTTGGCCACCATACGAACAACACTCGCAGAAGCTGACGGTGATGTACGCATGTTAACTCCCCAGACCACTTTCAGTTTGGCATTTTCAACCGTTGCTGCGGATACCGGTGCCGTCAGTGCTCCTGCCGTCAGACTTCCCATCAGCATCGTTGCTGTTAGACCCGCGGTAATGATTTTACTTTTCCAGTTCATGATGTCGTGTTCCCCCTGATGTTACAGAATTTTAACCTGGCTTCGTTCTCTCCGGGCTTGCCCCATTGTAAACGGGCTGTCCTTCGTGATCATCAGACCAAAGTCCTGTATTCACCTCAGGCTGATTGAGCACTAAGGATCAGTAGTGAAACCGACATCAACATGGAAAACCACTTAAATAATAAGCATTTTCCAAAGGTTAAAATATTGTAACTATTTGATACCACTTCGTTTCCACTTGTAATCGCACGTTAAATCCGTCCATTCTATCCATAGGTCTATAGGCCCACTAAAAAAAACAGAGAATCCATAAGTGGTAAACATTACTACGACCGAAAAAGGCAAGATTGAGCCTTCATTCACCCATTTTGTACCAATCAACTTCAACGATCGCTTCCTTCTGTCTTCCTTTTAAACAGGTCATATCCAGCCTGGATTAAAAAAAAGACTGTTACTTATAACGCCTGATCGCGCATGAAGTAACAGTCTCTGATATTTTCTATACCTTGAATTTATTGATCTGTTCTTGCAATTCTTCTGCCATCTTGGAGAGAGAACCTGCAGACGATGCAATCTCTTCCATGGAAGCCAGCTGTTCTTCGGTTGCCGCAGATACATTGTGTACTCCGCCTGATGCTTCTTCAGCAATATTGGAGATCTGATCCACATACCGAACCACTTCATCCGTACTTGCTGACATTTCTTCCGATCCGGCAGATACTTCCTGAATTTCACCTGCAACCTTGTTCACTGCTTCTGAGATTTGCTCAAAGGCTTGTCCCGCCGCTGTAACCATCTCTATTCCGGCTTCGGTTTCACTGCTGTTCACTTTCACTGCCTGTACCGCGTGGTTCGTGTCATTCTGAATGAGCTGAACCAGGTCCGTAATCTTCTGCGCGGATTCTGAAGATTCTTCGGCCAATTTACGAACCTCTCCGGCAACAACCGCGAAACCTCGTCCGTGCTCGCCTGCACGTGCAGCCTCGATCGCGGCATTCAATGCAAGAAGGTTGGTTTGACGGGCGATATTGTTGATGACCTCCGTGATGCTGCCAATCTCTGCAGAACGTTCTCCGAGTCCGGTAACAAGTTCAGTCAACGACGCTATGGACGTTCGGACGGAACCCATTTGATCAACAGCCTGTTGGATAATCATATTCCCTTCAGCCGATTGGTTCGCTGCATCCACAGCGGATACGGATACGCTCTGCGCAAGCTCAGCAATCTGTTCCGAACCAATAGCCATTTCGCTCATCGCCTGGGAAGAACGTTTCACCATATTCACCTGGTCAGATGTGCCCACAGCCAGCTGCTCGACGGTTGCAGAAATTTGCTCCGATGCTTGTGTATTTTGCTCGGCACTCGCCAGCAGTTCTTCCGAAGAAGCAGCTACCTGCTCGGAAGTCACAGAAACGGACTGAATCATCGCACGCAAGTTGCCCGTCATGGTATTGAAGGAAGCAGCCAGCGTACCAAGCTCATCCTTATTTTTAAGTGTGATTGTTTCGCCTGTCAAATCACCGTTTGCAATCAGCATCGCCGAGGCGTTCATCTTCTGAATCGGTCTTGAGATGATGCTTGCAATGAAGAAAGCGATAAAGAGTGCGATCAGGAAGGAAATGATCGTCACCACTAAAATGATAATAAATGCACTATTTGCTTCATCCAGCGACTCAGCTGTCGCTTGTCCTGCTAATTCATTACTCATCGTAATCAGCTGGGCGATGGTATCATTGGCTGTATCCCATAATGGAAATGCCTCTGAATGCAGCCTGCTGGCTCCAACATAGTCGTTAGCCATACCCAGCTCGACAAATCCAGGCATTTTGGCCAAGTAGGCATCATAGTTCGTACTGAACGTATCATACAGCGCCATCGCTTCATCACTGCCCTTAATAAGCTCGATTAGCTGTTTTCGCTCTTCCTCAATCTTCGTCTGGAGCTGCTCTAAGGATTCACTTATCTCTGCGATTGAATTCTCATCCGTCTCAACAATGGCTGCAAGAGCCTGACGCTCCACGTCTGAGATATCACCATTCATCATGCCCAGAAGGCTGACGCTAGGCATCCACGTCTGATCGATCTCTTCAGAAGTATTGGACATACCATAAATCTGAATCAAGGCGTAGCTGCTCACGAAGGCAAGCAATGCTACCACAATCATGAACCCGGTCAACAATTTCATGCGAATCGTCAACCTCAATCTCCCCAACGCGTTCTCCCGCGTACTTTTCATATTCCCCACTCCTAACTTGGCCATAAACCAATACATATGTATAGTATATCGACACCTATCGACACGAATTGTAGATATCCGAATTTAATTTTCAACAAATTTCATATAACTTCGAAATATAAACAAAATAAGCCTCAAGTCTTTGGCACTGCCAAAAACTCAAGACTTTAATGGTTAACTTGCCGTATCCGCGTCCCACATCATTAGTTCCATTCTACCGGAAAACCCGCCGATGGATATGGATAAAGAAATCAGGAACCGACTTGGTATAGTTACGCGTCGTGATCAGAATAACACTCACCAGGCTGCCCAGAATGAATCCGCCAAGAATATCTCCCGGATAATGCACACCTACATATACTCGCGATACACCTGTCAGCACGGCAAGCAGCAGCATCCACAATCCGAAACGACGCCCGATGAAAAACGAAGCGGCAGCAAGTGCAAAGACAAATGAAGCATGCTTGCTTGGAAAAGACGGGTCCGGCACATGAGGCACCAGCAGATGCACTTTCCCTTCCACAAATGGTCTTGGATGACCTACGGCTGGGGAAA contains these protein-coding regions:
- a CDS encoding ArsR/SmtB family transcription factor, with amino-acid sequence MIRANTDTEWLPLYEALASEVRLQIIRLVAENPMNVKDIAASLGLSSAIVTMHVRKLQDVGIIQSKMVRKDGGTHKMNSLAIDWIGISMPQESGTSSKVHEVAVPVGHYTHFDVYPTCGLATVSHVIGQYDDPRYFLDPERMHANILWFGRGFVEYKIPNYLLSGQQINSIELSLEIGSEAPSVNPNWPSDITFMLNGIQVGEWTSPGDSGNGRGVFTPEWWSESVNQYGMLKVLRITQEGTFIDGQRVSEVTLSDIPVERNQWTLRLSVEEDAQHVGGLTLYGEGFGNYNQDILFRLYYQD
- a CDS encoding C40 family peptidase; the encoded protein is MNWKSKIITAGLTATMLMGSLTAGALTAPVSAATVENAKLKVVWGVNMRTSPSASASVVRMVAKGETVTVLQQSGSAWYKVKDSSNRTGYISSSSKYTKAASGSTTTSGSSSTSVTGSAAVEKVIAAGMKYWGTPYEFGASRNSTATFDCSSFVRQAFIDALGIKLPADSRQQGTYVKGKGNVQTDWTKLKRGDLMFFMSYKGTKASSYAGVNKSTARITHVGIYLGDGKILHTYSNAGGGVTTSDISGKHWEHRFLYGGSAL
- a CDS encoding methyl-accepting chemotaxis protein; its protein translation is MKSTRENALGRLRLTIRMKLLTGFMIVVALLAFVSSYALIQIYGMSNTSEEIDQTWMPSVSLLGMMNGDISDVERQALAAIVETDENSIAEISESLEQLQTKIEEERKQLIELIKGSDEAMALYDTFSTNYDAYLAKMPGFVELGMANDYVGASRLHSEAFPLWDTANDTIAQLITMSNELAGQATAESLDEANSAFIIILVVTIISFLIALFIAFFIASIISRPIQKMNASAMLIANGDLTGETITLKNKDELGTLAASFNTMTGNLRAMIQSVSVTSEQVAASSEELLASAEQNTQASEQISATVEQLAVGTSDQVNMVKRSSQAMSEMAIGSEQIAELAQSVSVSAVDAANQSAEGNMIIQQAVDQMGSVRTSIASLTELVTGLGERSAEIGSITEVINNIARQTNLLALNAAIEAARAGEHGRGFAVVAGEVRKLAEESSESAQKITDLVQLIQNDTNHAVQAVKVNSSETEAGIEMVTAAGQAFEQISEAVNKVAGEIQEVSAGSEEMSASTDEVVRYVDQISNIAEEASGGVHNVSAATEEQLASMEEIASSAGSLSKMAEELQEQINKFKV
- a CDS encoding undecaprenyl-diphosphatase, with the protein product MNQSVFNWINQFADRVPLLDWFMITSAEYAVWVMIALLVIVWFLGNPAKQRIVFYACVASIAALVLAKWGISPAVGHPRPFVEGKVHLLVPHVPDPSFPSKHASFVFALAAASFFIGRRFGLWMLLLAVLTGVSRVYVGVHYPGDILGGFILGSLVSVILITTRNYTKSVPDFFIHIHRRVFR